In the genome of Triplophysa dalaica isolate WHDGS20190420 chromosome 17, ASM1584641v1, whole genome shotgun sequence, the window CCCCAGAAACTGATCTTCCAACATCTGAACACGTCCCTTGATATAAGGGcccagtttattttttaatacaaagaTTGATTCTGTGTATCGATTTGCTTTTGGTCACCATTGTATTTCTTCCTAATGTctgcttacaagcattcttccaaatatctttctctgtgttcatcagaacgaagaaatgtatgcagatttggtgagtaaacgatgacagaattgtcatttttgggtgcggtatccctttaagaagggAAAGCGTTCTTGATGACGTCACGGAGCGACGACGAAGCATGACGATTTCCTGTTTTGGGGAAGTGAGTTAGCTATCAGTGTGCTGGTTTGGAGATTGGCACAGGAACATACAACTATTTACCCTtcaaatgtgtacattttatcTGGAGTAAAGTTTAAAGTGCGGCTagactttttaataaaaccatgtCGGACAGTCCAGGTGGGTGCGGTGTTGTTTACAGAATTGCACGGCTAACTCAGTAACGTAACAATCTTAACATGCTGCAGCTAAAGAACACTTTGATATGAATATTTAAACAACTCTTAAGTTCATTTCTATCTGCAATTGAGCACGATGTTCATGCCTTGCAGATATATAAATGCTTATTCCGGTCCAGACACTTTTAACCTCGTTTACCTCCTTTTAAGTctgcttttaaatgttaaaacaaggTCACCAGAATATTGCACGACATCAACTTCAAACCTTCATCTTACAAAGCGTGCAGTCAATGTTTTACTTGAGTTTATTGTGTGAAAATAACGtgtgaaatgtttacagatacTTCTATATCTGGCTATTTCACAGTTAACAGTGACGTTTGTTGTTTCAGAGTGAACATATCTTTCTaatggttattttttattaaatatatgtttgtaaatGCCTTAAAAAATGGGAATTGATTCCAGTATACAGGCGTTGCTCAATGTTCAAGACCCTTTCTGTCACTGTAGAAATTATTTTCAACCTGCATTTGGTCACCAACAGACTTGCCACCAAGCGATGAACAGAATTTGGAGATACAAGGCTCTGTTACTAACTGCTCAGATGCGGTGACTGCGGGACAAgaggaaaacatgtttaatgacCGACAGTACTGTAAGTACATAACGTGCCGAATGTTTTAAAGAAGCAAACTTCACGTTTAGTAACGACAAAAACCTTGCCCCAAAAAACTTATCTGTTACATACTATGTCATATGTAGCTTTTGCACACTCTCTTTGATACACCTCATCGTTTTTTTGACAGATTGTGAGATGTGCCACCAGCACTTCGTAGATCGGTGCGAGGTTCATGGGGCGCCGTTATTTACTTACGATTCACCAGCGACTAAGGGGACTCCTCAGAGGGCTCTCTTAACACTCCCACAAGGTTTGGTGATAGGCAGATCAAGCATTCCCAATGCAGGACTTGGAGTTTTCAACCAAGGCCAGACTGTGCCTTTGGGGATGCATTTTGGACCTTTTGATGGAGAGGTGACCAGTGAGGAAAAGGCATTAGATAGTTCAAATTCTTGGGTAGTAAGTGTCAACCTTCTGTTTTTGGTTGCTTTTGTTACAATTTATAATGCTATATGATTTGACTAAGCTTACACATTTTCTCTTATTAACAGATTTGCAGAGCCAATAATCAATGTAGTTACATGGATGTAGAGAGAGATACTCACTCCAACTGGATGAAGTAAGCACTAGTTTTATGCTCCTGAATGTCAATTTTTTggtgtttattaattgtttcttttttgtattttctttaagGTATGTGGTGTGCTCAACAAGTGAGATGGAGCAGAATCTTGTTGCATTTCAGCAAAATGGACAGATTCTGTTTCGTTGTTGTCGGTCTATTAGCCCAGGCCAGGAGTTAAGAGTGTGGTATTCTGAAGAATATGCAAAAGGCCTTGGCACCATCTGGGATAAGATCTGGGACAGAAAATGCACCCCTCCTGGTAatttagctttaaaaaaacGTGATGCGTCCTATGTGGCAAAAAAGATTTTCTCGACATTTTGGTTGATAACTATGTGAAACACAGTGAACCTTTTTATGAAGaaggaaacaaaatgtattcatagTTACTTTTGTAACATCCACCTAAAGCAGCAACATtatgttttacaaataaaaaaacatgcgaGACCAAATTTTAGGTGTATTGCCCAGTGGTTGTTCTCGcgataaatatttttatattcattaaatataaGTTTAGTTTAAGAGGAATTATAATGTGCCTCGCACTCTTCACTCTTATTAAAACGGAACAGAAAATATATGAAAGCAGCGCATGCAATCGAAATATATCTACTTTTTGTTTAACTCTTAGATGTGATGAACTCCATTAATGAGAGTGgaaattttttatcaaatttgtGTATGAAAGAGACAACAGAATGTGCGTACACATGGAGTTTACGCAAAAATTTTGCGTAGGAAGTGCCGTATGCCTCTTTAAGGGCATGTTTTGTGCGTATGCAACTTGTATAAATGAGGCCTCTGGTCTCTGTCCTATAGTGAACTTGCCAGGATAGTGACATACTGCAGATgtaatgtattgtgttttactgtttatCCCAGTCTATTGATATTTCAGTAAGTTGCCCTTTTTCTTACAGGGAAAACCGAAGAACACTCTCAAGAATGCCCTTGTCCCCATTGCTGTTACTCCTTTCCAACCTCTTTTTATCTGGGTATTCATGTGAAACGTTCACACCCAGATCAGTATGCACAATTCTTGCAGACACAGCCAAATGTGTCCACAGACCACTCGCTAGTAGTAGATGTAGACCAGTGCCTCCTGGCCTCTGATGCACTTCCTCCAAGACAGGTGCAGCCAAACACAGATTACTGTCAGGGTCAGGTTTCAAGCCAAAATGGACATGACCTAGAAAAGTCAGACATCACAGATTTGTCTGATATATGCAAGAAGGGTTCCAACGAGACCACAAACGGTGTAACCGATGTCTCTGGAGAACCAAATAAATGTGGTGAGTGTGACCGCAATTTTCTGAGGTCTTGTCATCTGAAGAGACATCAGCGCACTATCCACTTCAAGGAGAAGCCTTATTGCTGCAGCCAATGTAGGAAGTGCTTCAGTCAGGCAACAGGCCTGAAGAGACACCAACAGACCCACCGGAACGAGGAGAAACAAATTGATGCGACCATACCTTCTGATATACACCCCTGCACCGAGTGTTCGTTCTCTTTTGTGACCAAAGTCAATTTATTCCAACATCTCAAGCGCCATCATCACGGTGAGTACCTCAGATTAGTTGCGAATGGCTCGCTCACACCACAGAATGAGGCTACAGAGGCTCAATTCGACAAGAATGACCCACCCTACGAACCTTCAGTTAGCTCGGGAAAGTCTGTGAAGAGCCGCTTGAGCCGTAGGATTCGTCCTAAAAAAGTGCCTACTGGACGACCCCGAGGCCGACCGCCGAAGAATAAGCATAAAGCCGCAGCCGAGGCACACACGGCTTTACCGGTCTGCGCTAAATGTGAACAAAGCTTTTCTGATTCAGAGTTGCAAAAAACTCACCAATGTCCTGGAAAAGCCAACAAAGAGCCGGAGGAACCGCAAGAAGCACCTGATTCCCATCACGTTTGTGGCGAATGCAAAAGAGTTTTCGTTAATATTGATCTTCTCAAAGCCCACGATTGTATTCAGCTGGAAGGTGGGCCTTACAGCTGCTTGAGCTGTAACCTTCACTTCAACCGTTTGTGTAACCTTCGCCGCCACGAGCGCACCATCCACTCTAAGGAGAGGCCCTACTGCTGCACGCAGTGCCTTAAGTCTTTCGCCCAGTCCTCTGGCTTGAAGCGCCATCAGCAGAGCCACTCACGCCGGAAAGCGCTCCTTCAGAGCTCTGCGCAGGAGAACGACAccatttttctctgtacctACTGCCCTTTCTCCTTCACGGGTGAACACTACCTTCACAAACACATACGGCGACACCACCCAGAGATGAGCGGCAAATATCTGAGTTTCGATGGGGTTTTCTCGGGGGAAAAGCCACACAGCTGCACCCAGTGCTCAAAGAGCTTTAGCACAATCAAGGGCTTTAAGAACCACACCTGCTTTAAGCAGGGAGATAAAGTCTACCTTTGCCCCGACTGCGGGAAGGCATTCAGTTGGTTTAACAGCCTCAAGCAACATCAGCGCATCCACACGGGTGAAAAACCGTACACGTGTCAACAGTGCGGGAAGAGTTTCGTGCACGCGGGACAACTGAACGTGCACCTCCGCACGCACACGGGAGAGAAGCCGTTCCTCTGCGCGCAATGCGGGGAGAGTTTCAGGCAGTCCGGAGACCTGAGGCGGCATGAGCAGAAGCATTCGGGAGTTCGGCCATGCCGCTGCCCAGATTGTGGGAAAAGCTTCAGTCGACCGCAGAGTCTCAAGGCTCACCAACAGCTTCACGACGGCACCAAGCTTTTCCCCTGTGGTCAGTGCGGGAAAAGCTTTACTCGTGGATACCACTTGACCCGACATCTCCAGAAAATGCACTCTTCACTACCGTAGCCATGGCGATACGTTGCTAATGAATATACCAATGTCAAATCAAAGGTTTTGTTACTGTTGTTTGGAAAATATCTGTATTTCCGTGGACGCAAAATTGTCAATTAAAAATACCTATTTGTTGCCGAGACAAGTCTGGAATGGGTATaagattattttcttaaaaataggATAAGTAGGCACACAAATACGTGATAGTTGGAGCCCAAAACCAGAGAATCATGGGACAGTTTGTATTGAGTACAGAGTTAGaactatattttattaattaaaaaatgccTAATTGTTAGACATTGATATGTTTCTATGATcgttatgtatttataatgatAAAGCTTTTTTCACAATAAACATCCTCCCATTTTGTCCCCCTCCCAAAAAATATGCAATTTCCAGTCTTTTAGTTCAATATATCATCAAGGATTTCATTGGCAAATAAGTCCTTAAACCACAGGGGTCCTTCGACTTCACTAGATGCATGAACATTTATCTATCTTTTAACACACTTTCCATCTATGCAGCAGAAAACATGCACATCCTGTTTTCCGtacagtttgttttaatttacaaaCCTTGAATTTAGTGTTACAGTTGAGTTTGTGTACATATATTACATGATATCAAGTTATAACCTTGTGCAAATTACCGTGtgatgcttgttttattaaaggtgcagtttgtaagaaatttgcagtaaaatatccactaggctagtgttatatattttgtacttgagtacttacaatatctcaaatgtttcctactacttgtaaatcgtgggGAAATctccattctaaacagtgacacgggctgtgcagtcgcctgtTAATGGCATCATATCTGcattaccctttgttaccgcctttcaTGACATGGAAAGTAGAGTCTAGCGTATAGTGAGCAGTCACtaatttatggaccacaattattctcaacatttataaatctttacctcatccgctaacatgatttctctttcccgtctgattgatggccatcagtggtggagttgaagacaacatatcccatcatttcACACTCCTTCAcaagcgtcatcaagctacacCATTCATGTTTCTATaaatttctacaaactgtacctttaagccTTTAAAGAAGCTGTTACATGAtgaaaatgtgcataaatgGAAGGTGTTCTGATGCTCCTTTATATGTGACCGGATTGCTATCGTCTCTCTCAGGCATAgtaaatgcaatgttttattactttataataTTCACGGTGTGGTGTAAAACAAGCCTCCATCAACACACCAAAGCAAAGAATGACCTGCACAATATACGTGTCAATTCAGAAGTCGTTTTgaacattttagtttaaaataataaagcatCCACACTTATATTACTTAACATTTTTATGAACTTTTTTGACTGTTTAATAAATATGCCACACTTTACACAACAGAGCTGTTTTAGTAAAATTATTGCATATGGGATACACATTTTGGTTAAtgaattaacttaaaaaataaaccttatgTTTACCCACTATAGAATGTATTGTATGAGAAATTATGAAAAGGTGCTTGTTCTGCTCCATTTCTAGTTTTTACACATGTGCTTAAACACTGAAGGGTGAGCTGACAGCACAAGGATTGAAATCATGATCAGGTGGTGTTTTGAGATGCTTTTCTCCCCCCAAAATTGTCAAAGCCACATTTCCTACATCTTTAATATAAGAGCTGATAAAACCATTCAGATTAAAGCAACGCTTGAAcaaacatttagtcattcagtATTTGTGGTGTACGCTTTTATATCATAATGTTCATTAACACAATCAAAATATCCTGAACAACATCCTTGCTTTCTGAAGCCGTAAGCCGTTTACTTTCCAGTCTGTTTGTGATATGTGTAATGTCAAATATACAAACCAATATTGTACATGCTGCACCTGCTCATGCTGGCAGGCAATTGCTCCCTCTAGTGGCTGGTCATGCACATGTCCTGCTGACATTTGTGAAAGTGATGTGatgtaaagggacagttcgcctaaaaacaaaattctgtcattaataacttaacctcaagttgttccaaacctgtatacatttatttgatctcATTAACACAAAGAATTATATGTAGAAAAATGTGAGCACCTGAGATCTCCAAGGCACCATTGTCTaccataatagaaaaaaaaggaaTTCAAATgtcccccagaactgtttgctttcctaaattcttctaaatatctaattttgtgttcaacagaacaagtaAATTTGAcataattgtatattatttctactatggtagtcaatgatgaccCAGAAATCTAAGTTGCTAATATTCTTCCtaactttctttgtgtttaacagaacaaataactttattcaggtttggaactacCTAAAGGAGAGTaattaatgacatcattttcatttttaggtgaactatccctttaaattataaCTGATCCTATTCATCCCTTCATGGGTTTATGTTTACAGTCCTTTATCTTTTATTTGGTTCTCCCATGATTCCCTGAGAGTTGAGTCGTTTAATTTAAGAGCTTAGTGTACcatttgaataaaacacaacaaaatttcTTACAAATCCACAATTGactgtttatttcataaaagcacaaaacaaaccacatgggtgtgtgtgttcCATACAAGGCTTGCACTGAAAAACAAATTCGTTTACATGCCTCATTGATTTATTAAGTCTCTGCTGAAAGGATAATAGTGACATCCTACAAACTACAATCACAATCAACTTGGGCCCTCCtacatttcacataaatatGTTCACATGTTGGTTTTCTTTCCTCCGAACTGTTATTGCAGCTAGTGTGAGAATGTTGTGCTGTTTTGGGTTCATTATACAGAAGAATCAATGAGGCAGGTTCCAGGCAGTAGTAAAAACATCGGTTCCAGGTGTCAAACTATTGTGAGCCTGTCCACACC includes:
- the prdm9 gene encoding histone-lysine N-methyltransferase PRDM9 codes for the protein MSDSPDLPPSDEQNLEIQGSVTNCSDAVTAGQEENMFNDRQYYCEMCHQHFVDRCEVHGAPLFTYDSPATKGTPQRALLTLPQGLVIGRSSIPNAGLGVFNQGQTVPLGMHFGPFDGEVTSEEKALDSSNSWVICRANNQCSYMDVERDTHSNWMKYVVCSTSEMEQNLVAFQQNGQILFRCCRSISPGQELRVWYSEEYAKGLGTIWDKIWDRKCTPPGKTEEHSQECPCPHCCYSFPTSFYLGIHVKRSHPDQYAQFLQTQPNVSTDHSLVVDVDQCLLASDALPPRQVQPNTDYCQGQVSSQNGHDLEKSDITDLSDICKKGSNETTNGVTDVSGEPNKCGECDRNFLRSCHLKRHQRTIHFKEKPYCCSQCRKCFSQATGLKRHQQTHRNEEKQIDATIPSDIHPCTECSFSFVTKVNLFQHLKRHHHGEYLRLVANGSLTPQNEATEAQFDKNDPPYEPSVSSGKSVKSRLSRRIRPKKVPTGRPRGRPPKNKHKAAAEAHTALPVCAKCEQSFSDSELQKTHQCPGKANKEPEEPQEAPDSHHVCGECKRVFVNIDLLKAHDCIQLEGGPYSCLSCNLHFNRLCNLRRHERTIHSKERPYCCTQCLKSFAQSSGLKRHQQSHSRRKALLQSSAQENDTIFLCTYCPFSFTGEHYLHKHIRRHHPEMSGKYLSFDGVFSGEKPHSCTQCSKSFSTIKGFKNHTCFKQGDKVYLCPDCGKAFSWFNSLKQHQRIHTGEKPYTCQQCGKSFVHAGQLNVHLRTHTGEKPFLCAQCGESFRQSGDLRRHEQKHSGVRPCRCPDCGKSFSRPQSLKAHQQLHDGTKLFPCGQCGKSFTRGYHLTRHLQKMHSSLP